A segment of the Superficieibacter sp. HKU1 genome:
AACGGCTGTACTGGCGGGTAAATCCATTACCTTTAACGGCCAGCAGATGACGATGGAAAACCTGTCTGAAATACGTAAGGGACGCCAGGAGTGGGAGCGGCGATTGTCACTGGCGCTGAATCCCCGGCGCAGGCAGGGGTACAGACTGGCGAGGTTCAAATGACAATTCTTGATGATGCCATTGGTCTGGTATCACCCGCATGGAAAGCAGCCCGGCTACGTTCCCGCGCTGTTATCCGGGCTTACGAGGCGGTCACGCCAACCCGGACCCATAAAGCCCGTCGGGAAAACCGTTCCGCAAACCAGCTCAGCCAGATGGGGGCCGTGTCGCTCCGGGAGCAGGCGCGACATCTGGATAACAATCACGATCTGGTCATTGGGGTGTTCGATAAGCTGGAAGAGCGCGTGGTGGGGTCCAAAGGCATTATCGTTGAACCCCAGCCCCTGCTGACCAGTGGCCGTATTGCTGAAAAGCTTGCCGCTGACATCCGCAAAAAGTGGGCCGAATGGTCTGTGTCGCCGGAGGTGACGGGACAGTATACCCGCCCGGTCATGGAGCGCCTGATGCTTCGAACGTGGCTGCGTGATGGTGAAGTGTTCGGCCAGCTCGTCAGCGGCAATGCGGCAGGGCTTGAGCCGTCGGCAGGCATTCCCTTCTGGATAGAAGCGCTGGAGCCGGATTTCGTGCCGATGACCAGTGACGAGGCCAGCGGTATGAATCAGGGCGTCTTTCTCAATGACTGGGGCCGACCTAAAAAGTACCAGGTGTATAAAAGTCTCCCCGTCTCTGGTCGCCAGTTCGATACGAAAGAAATCGATGCAGCAAACATGCTTCACCTGAAGTTCACCCGTCGCCTGCACCAGATTCGCGGTACCTCTCTGCTTTCCGGCGTGTTGATCCGCCTGAGCGCCCTTAAAGAGTATGAAGATTCAGAGCTGACGGCTGCCCGTATTGCCGCCGCGCTGGGCATGTACATCAAAAAGGGTGACGGTCAGAGCTATGAGGATGGCGGTACCGGGAGCGAGGCAGACGATCGCGAGCTGAATATTCAGCCGGGCATGCTGTATGACGATCTCTTGCCCGGTGAAGAAATCGGCATGATTAAGTCCGATCGGCCAAACCCTAACCTTGAGACCTTTCGCAACGGCCAGCTGCGTGCGGTCGCCGCAGGCTCGCGCGTCAGTTTTTCCAGCGCGTCGCGAAACTATAACGGCACCTACAGTGCCCAGCGTCAGGAGCTGGTCGAGTCCACTGACGGTTATCTCATTCTTCAGGATGCCTTTATTGCCGCCGTCACGCGTCCCGTATACCGGGCCTGGCTGAAGATGGCAATTGCCTCCGGGCAAATTGTTCTGCCTCGCGGCGTCGATATGGACTCCCTTTATAACGCGGTCTACGCCGGGCCGGTGATGCCCTGGATTGACCCGGTTAAAGAGGCAAACGCCTGGAAAACGCAGATCCGCGGCGGGGCAGCAACGGAGTCTGACTGGGTCCGCGCCAGCGGGCGCAATCCTGATGATGTGAAGCGCCGCCGCAAGGCGGAGATTGACGAGAACCATAAACAGGGGCTGGTGTTTGACACCGACCCGGCCAATGACAAAGGAGGCACCAGTGCCGAGGCAACGAAACCGGGCGAACCGCCGCCCGAAAGCGAGCGCAGGAAAAAATAATTCCTGGTTTCGCATGCAGGCCAGTGCGGACAGCACGGCAGATATTTTTATCTATGACGAAATCGGCTACTGGGGGGTTACGGCAAAACAGTTTGTTGCCAACCTGAAAGCACTCGGTGATGTCTCCCACATTAACCTTCATATCAACTCACCCGGTGGCGACGTCTTTGATGGCATCGCCATTTTTAATGCCCTTAAACATCACGGCGCAGCCATTACCGTCTATATCGACGGGCTGGCGGCATCGATGGCATCGGTGATCGCGATGGTGGGTAATCCCGTCATCATGCCGGAAAACACCATGCTGATGATCCACAAGCCCTGGGGATTTGCCGGAGGTGACGCCACCGACATGCGCGACTATGCGGACTTACTCGATAAAGTCGAGAGCGTCCTTATCCCGGCGTATATGGCGAAAACAGGTAAGGCCCATGAAGAAATTGCCGCCATGCTGGAGGACGAAACCTGGCTTACCGGGGAAGAGTGCGTCGCGCTTGGCTTTGCCGATCAGGTTGTTCCGTCCTTACAGGCTATGGCCTGCATCCATTCTAAACGTATTGAGGAATTCGAAAAAATGCCGAACAGCATTCGTAACGCAGTGACCCCGCCGCGCAACAGCACCCAGCGCGATCCGCAGACCCCGGCTCAACCGGCCACGTCGCCTGCCACACCTGCACCGGCGGCAGCCGATGAAAATGCCATCCGTGCGCAGGTTATCGCTGAGCAGAAAGAGCGCGTTACCGGGATCAATAATCTTTTTGCCATGTTCGGCGGTAAGCACCAGGAACTCCTGACCACCTGCGTGGCCGATCCTGAGTGCTCAGTTGATCAGGCCAAGGATCAGTTACTGACTGCGCTGGGCAAAGAGTCCACCCCATCCAACAAAAACGGCACCGCACACATTCACGCCGGAAACGGTAACTTTGTCGGGGACGGGATCCGTCAGGCGCTGATGGCGCGTGCAGGCTATGAAGATGTCGATCGCGACAACGTTTATAACGGCATGACGCTTCGTGAACATGCCCGTATGTCCCTGACTGAGCGCGGCTTCGGGGTATCCAGCTATAACCCGATGCAGATGGTCGGCTTCGCGCTGACGCACAGTACCTCTGATTTTGGCAATATCCTGCTTGATGTGGCTAATAAGGCACTTTTGCAGGGCTGGCAGGAGGCTGAAGAGACGTTTGAACTCTGGACCAAGAAAGGCAGCCTGAGCGACTTTAAAACGGCGCATCGTGTTGGTATGGGCGGCTTCCCGTCCCTGCGTCAGGTACGTGAAGGCGCGGAATACAAATACGTCACCACCGGTGATAAAGGCGAAACCATTGCGCTGGCAACGTACGGCGAAATCTTCTCTATCACCCGCCAGGCCATCATCAATGATGACCTGAACCAGCTGACGGATGTTCCGCTGAAAATGGGCCGTGCGGCAAAAGGGACCATCGGCGATCTGGTGTATGCCATCCTTACCGAAAACCCGAAAATGTCCGACGGTAAACCGTTGTTCAGCGCCGATCACAAGAACATCGCCGCAGGGGCAATTGATGTCACCAGCCTGGATAAAGGCCGCCAGCTGATGCGCACGCAGAAAGAAGGTGAGCGCGCCCTGAACATTCGCCCGGCTTATATTCTGGTACCGACAGTCCTCGAAACCCTCGCCAGCCAGACCATTCGCTCTGCCAGCGTGAAAGGGGCTGATGTAAACGCGGGGATCATTAACCCGGTGCAGAATTTTGCGGAGATCATTTCCGAGCCACGTCTTGATGACAAGGATGCCGCCGCCTGGTACCTCGCCGCCGCCAAAGGGTCTGACACCATCGAAGTGGCTTACCTGAACGGTGTCGATACGCCTTACATCGACCAGCAGGAAGGCTTTACCACTGATGGCGTGGCGACCAAAGTGCGTATCGATGCCGGCGTGGCCCCGCTGGATTATCGCGGTCTGGTTAAGTCCAGCGGTAAATAATATTTGTATCCCTTTCCCGGCCCGTAAGGGCTTTTTTTATACCTGCAATACGGCTCCGTCCGGGGCCGTGGAGACCCATATGAAAAATTATCTTCAGGACGGCAACACCATCGCCATTATCAATAAAACGGCGGCCACCATCCTCAGCGGCGATCCGGTTGCTGTCGGTGATCTGCTGGCCGTCGCTATTGTTGATATCCCCAAAGATGAAACCGGGGACGGGCGCACCACGGGTGTCGTGATCCTGCCAAAACTCGCCGCTGATGACATTGCCCAGGGTAAAAGCGTTTTCCTTAAAGGGGGCAAAATCCAGCTCGACGCGGCTGGCGCCACCCCGGCAGGAAAAGCATGGGAAGCTGCGGGCGCAAACACCACGACGGTTGCGGTTCGTCTGAATGGCTAACCCGTTTGAAAGAATGGCGGCGCGAATGGACGTGGCGACTGTACGTCTGATGGGCGGCACCGTTACTGTTAATGGTGCCGCTTACAGTGCCATCGAAAGCCAGTTTCTTTCAGAGATGGGTCCGGTAGTGGGCGACGGGCTGTCGCTGGTGGTGTTTGACGAGAGCTACCGCCCGCGCCGGAACGATGAGGTTGTCTGGAAGGGTGTGGAGTACAAAGTGACCCGACACCAGCCTTTTAACGGCAAACCTCAAATCTGGATTGAGTAAGGGGGGCTGTATGTCCATCAAAGGACTGGAGCAGGCTATCGATAACCTGAATGGTATCAGTAAGACCGCCGTGCCGCGCGCGTCCGCGCAGGCAGTTAACCGTGTGGCAGGGCGGGCAGTCAGCCGGAGTGTTCGGGTGGTGGCGAAAGATACCCGCGTGCCACAAAAGCTGGTACGCCAGCGCGCGCGCATCCGTAAAGCCACTTCCCGAAAGCCCCGGGCGCTTATCCGCGTTAACCGCGGCAATCTTCCGGCGATTAAGCTCGGCGTTGCTTCTGTGAAGTTGTCACGGCGCAAACGCGATAAATATGGTGTCAGGAGCGTACTGGCCGTCGGGCGCTTTCGCTTTCCGGGGGCGTTTATCCAGCAACTGAAGAACGGGCGCTGGCACATTCTCAGGCGGACCACAAAATCACGTTACCCGATTGAAGTGGTCAGCATCCCGCTTGCGGTACCGCTAACTGACGCATTCCGGCAGGAGCTGCCCGTAGTTGTGGACAGCGATATGCCGAAAGAGCTTCGGGCATCCCTTAAAAACCAGCTCAGGCTAATCCTTAAACGATGAAAAATTCCCTCATTCGCGCTGCCGTGCTGTCTGCGCTTAAACGTGGCATTACAGATCCGGTCGTCTGGTTCGACGGGCGGCCAGGATTTATTGATCCGGAGGATTTACCTGCCGTGGCCGTGTATCTGACTGATGCCAGATCGTCAGATACCAGCGCCATTGACGAAGATTTGTGGGACGCCGTCCTGCATATCGAGGTCTTTCTTAAATCATCTGAAACCGATTCGGCTCTCGATGACTGGATGGAGGGGAAAGTTTACCCCGTGCTTCAGTCCGTTCCTGAGTTGTCACCCCTCATCGAAACCATGACCGTACTGGGCTATGAATACCAGCGCGACGACGAAGCGATGACGTGGGGATCGGCAGATATCACTTACTCTGTCAGCTATATCATGTGAGGACACTATGGCAGCACCAAACCCCCTGGCACCTGTAAAGGGTGCCGGTACCACGCTCTGGATCTATACCGGCAGCGGCAATGCGTTTACAAATCCGCTGGCGGATATCGACTGGACGCGTCTGGCGAAAGTCAAAGAGCTTCAGCCCGGCGAACTGACGGCAGAATCTTTTGATGACACCTACATCGATGATGAAGATGCTGACTGGGGCGCGACCGGGCAGGGCCAGAAATCCGCAGGGGACAGCACTATCACCCTTGGCTGGATGCCCGGCGACTCCGGTCAGAAAGAACTGGTTAAATGGTTCAATGACGGTACCGTCCGGGCTTACAAAATCAAATACCCCAACGGCACTGTTGATGTCTTTCGCGGGTGGGTGAGCAGCCTGGGTAAGGCTATTACCAGTAAAGAGATGATCACCCGTACCGTCAAAGTGACCAACAACGGTAAGCCGCTACAGGCTGAAGATAACGGCGCGGCAACCATTGCCGTCACCGGCGTTACGCTCGATAAAGCTACTGCGAGCGTGGCCGTCGGGGCTACCGTAACGTTTAACGTCACCGTTCAGCCCGCCAGCGCCTCGGATAAATCGTTCCGTGCAGCCACGTCCGCCCCGTCAAAAGCGACGGCCACCATCAATGGCACTGTCGTTACCGTCACCGGCATCGCGGCGGGGGCTGCGGATATTATCATCATGACTAACGACGGCCAGTTTGTTGCCGTGTGCAAAGTCACCGTTACCGCAGCATAACTTTACGCAGCCCAGGAGGCGGCATGTTTCTCAAGAAAGACACGTTTACCTTTAACGATGAATCCCTGACGCTCAGCGAGCTTTCTGCCCTTCAGCGTATTGAATTTCTAGACTACCTGGCAAAAGAGGAAAAGGCCGCTAAGTCATCGGGTGACGAGATGGATGAGCAGCAGATGACGGCCCGGCTGGTGGGCATGAGCATCCGGGCGGGTGCCTGGCTGGTTGCGCAGTCTCTCTGGCACAGCGATCCTGCCGGACCGGATGCCAGTGAACTGCATCAGCAGGTGCTCAGCACCTGGCCCGCCGACGCCATCGGCCAGGCTGAAATGATGGTGAAGACGTTATCGGGCATGCTGCCCCCGGTCGCGGAAGACAGCGGCGGGGAGACAGAAGAAGAAGAGGGTACTGAAGCGGAGCAGCTGTCTGCGGAAAAGCCTTCTCCAGTGAGCTGAAGTTTGTCCTGAAGCTGGCGCGTGAGTTCGGGCGACCCGACTGGCGCGCCATGCTTGCTGGCATGACCTCCTGCGAACTGGGCGACTGGCACCAGTTCTACGGGGAGCACTATTTTCAGGACGCGCAGCAGGATGCGCACTTCTCCATGCTGCTTTGCACGGTGTCCTCGCTGTTTTTCGGGGATCCGGATCTTACTCCCTCGCAATTCAGCCTGTTTTCCGCGTCTGCTTCGGAAATGCATGAATCTGAACCAGATGACGACATGCTGATGGCTGCGGCCGAAGGATTATCAGGAGGCGTACGTTATGGCCCAGACGCCAGTCGGTGATCTGGTCGTTAACCTTGATGTGGACTCCACGAAGTTTAACGAACAGCTTAATTATGTAAAACGTCAGTTACGGCAGACCAGTGATGCCGCCGGAGATACCACCCGGCAGGTACAGCAATCATTCAGTAAGCAGGAAGCGGCCGCGCGCCGGGCCGGTATATCGATGGGGCAATACAATGCCGCCATGCGAACGTTACCGGCACAGTTTACTGATATCGCCACCCAACTGGCAGGCGGGCAGTCACCGTTCATGATCCTCCTGCAGCAGGGGGGGCAGGTAAAAGATTCCTTCGGTGGACTGGCCCCCATGTTCCAGGCGTTGCGCGATGTGCTTTTTGGCTTCAATAATGACGTGGCGGACTCATCTGAAGACGCCAGCAGCAATCTCGGCGATACCGCAGAAGGGCTGAATGCAGCGGCAGAAGCGGGTGAGAAGCTGCGACACGTGCGCGGTTTTATTACGCCGGTTTCCCTCGGCGTGACAGCGCTGGCCGCTGCAACAGCAATTCTGGCTTATGCCTGGTATAAAGGCTCGCTGGAGCTGGATGAATACAACAAGCAGCTCATCCTGACGGGGGGATACACCGGCAAAACAGCCAGTAATCTTTCCGATCTTGCGCGCCGCGTTGGCGAAAGCACCGGTGAAATTGGCAAGGCTGCTGCTGCGCTGGCTGCGGCAATTGGCACAGGCAATATTCGTGGCAATATGCTCGAGTATGTGGCTACCGCCGCCATTGCCATGGAAAAGGCCACCGGGCAGTCAGTCGAAAAAACGGTGGCAGAATTCAGTAAACTTGCTGATGCCCCGGTTGCGTCCGTGCTGGCGCTTAACAAGCAGTATCACTTTCTGACAGCGGCTGTTTATGAGCAAATTTATGCGCTCCAGAAACAGGGTGATGCCAGTGGTGCGGCGAAGCTTGCGATGGAAAGCTATTCCGATGCGATGTCGTCACGGTCTTCACGTATTGAGGAAAATCTCGGTACCATTGAGCGCCTGTGGAATAACATCAAGGATACGGCATCCGGCGCGTGGGATGCGATGCTTAACATTGGCCGCCAGATCACACCAGCCCAGACACTGGAGGGGCTGAAAAAGCAACTCGCTGAGCAAAAATCCTCTCTCGCTTCCCTGACTGCAGCTTCACCTAATCAGTCTGACACCGGCTATGGTCAGCAGCGCAACCGGCTGGGGGCGATTGAGCAGCAGAAAAAAGTTTCTGCCACTGAAGCGCAAATTTCGGCGCTGGAGAAAGCGATCGCGCTTGAAGGTGATATTGCTGTGGTTCGTGAAAAAACGGCCACAGCTAACCAGGAAGATCTCGATGCCTCTGTCCGCAAGAATACGAATATTGAGCGCTATGAATCCAACGCGGTAAAACGCGCGCGTGAACTGAAAGATCTGGCGAAAGACCGCAGCAAGTACACCGCCGCTGAATACAAAATGGTGAAAGAAGGGATCGAAAAACGTTATGCCGACCCTAAAACTCACGATAAACCAGTTAAAACCAGCGCTGGCGATCGTGATGTCGACAGCGGTTCTGCGCAGACACTGGAGCTTGAAGCCCAGCTGCGAACCCTCCGGCAACACAAGGATATAAACGATAAAATCAGTCCGCAGCGGCGTGCATTGTGGGAGCTGGAATCAAAAATTGCTGTTCTGGAGAAAATTCAGCTCGATCCTCGCGGGCGGGCGCTGACAGCGGATGAGAAATCATTACTCGCCACCAAAGAAAAAGCACGGGCGCAGGCTGAAGTCAATGCCCGCCTGGGCGATCAGGTTCTTGCCCAGCAGCGGCTAAACGCTCTGGCGGATCAGGCGCTGAAGTTTTCGCAGCAGCAGGCCGCTAAACGGTCTGAAATTAGCGCCCAGGCGGAAGGGCTATCCCGCCGCGAGGCGGAACGTGAAGCTAATTTACAGCGTTTACGGGACAGCTATGCCGCTAACCCTCAGGCGTTGCGGAGTGTGCTGGTTGATCAGCAGGCTACATACGATGCTGAAGATGCCCTGCGTTCTGACTGGCTGGCAGGTGCAAAACAGGGATGGGCCGAATATAAAGACTCTGCAACAAATGTGTTTTCCTCAGTTCAGCAGGTTTCACAATCCACGTTCAGTGGTCTGGCGAACCAGCTCACCACCCTGACCACCACCGGCAAAGCCAGCTTCAAGGATTTCACCACCTCCATACTGAAGATGATCGCGTCGGTCACTAACCAGTTGGTTGTGGCATACACCCTTCAGAGTGCGATGGGCTGGATTTCAGGCAGTACTCAAACGCCTGCTACCGGGCAGTCTCTGGCGGTACCGTCATTTCGCCCACCCGGTTACGACGGTGGCGGCTTTACGGGGCATGGCGGCAAGTATGATCCTGCTGGCATTGTTCACCGCGGCGAGTTCGTTTTCCATAAAGAGGCAACCAGTCGGCTTGGCGTCGGCAACCTTTATCGGCTTATGCGTGGTTATGCCAGCGGCGGGTTTGTCGGCGGCAGTGGAAGCCCGGCGGGTGCATCTCCCTTTGGTGTCAGCGTCTACGCACCTGTCAGCGTTACCACTCAGCAGGATGACGCCCAGCCGAAAGGTAACAACGATCAGCTTGGCCGCGCTTATCAGCAGGTTATTGATAAAGCGGTCCGTGACGGTATTAGCCGTGAAAGTCGACCCGGCGGGATCCTCTGGGGTATTACAAAGCCGAGGTAAATAATGGCGATTGAGCATTTCGGCTGGCGCATTCAGGCGGCCAGCCAGCCCACCACCGGCAGTAAGGATGTGGTGAGAAAGGCGCAGTTCGGTGACGGCTATGCGCAGGTGTCCGGCTCCGGTATTAACGATGAAACACTGACCTATGATTTCTCGTTTACCGGACGGCCGGACACCGCGCTTGAGATACATGCTTTTCTGCGACGTCACAAAACGAAAGCATTCTCTTTTACGCCACCATTCGGCGAGCTGGCGCTCTGGCGTGTTGAACCCGACAGCCTGAAAAAATCAGCGAGAGGCAAAACGCTTCTCACCATCACCGCAACTTTTGAACAGGCATTTGCACCATGAGTTTAAACAGTGATTATCAGAAGCTGGAGCCGGGCAATACTGTCCGGCTTTTTGTTGTTGACGGTACCGCGTTTGGCATCAGCGACGTGATGCGTTTTCATTCGCATAATATTGCGCACACGCCGGAAGAAATTCAGGCTGCTGGCGGCGATGAGAAAAAGCTTCCGGCTAAATCTGTCTGGTGGCAGGGGGAGGAATACAAAGCGTGGCCCTGTCAGATTGAGGGAATAGAGGCGTCAACCAGTGGGGCCAGTGCCCAGCCTAAACTGACGGTCGCTAATCTGGACAGCTCAATCACGGCTCTTTGCCTGGCGTATGACGATCTGTTGCAGGCGAAAGTCACCATCCGCGACACCCTCGCCGCCTACCTCGACGCGCGAAACTTCCCTGATGGCAATCCATCAGCCGATCCGACGCAGGAGAAAACGCAGGTCTGGTATATCGATGCGAAGAACAGCGAAACAAATGAAACAGTAGAATTTACGCTGTCCAGCCCGATGGATCTGCAGGGGCTGATGATCCCGACGCGGCAGCTACACTCGCTTTGTACCTGGTGCATTCGTAATAAGTACCGCACCGGCGACGGCTGTGATTATGCCGGGACCCGCTACTTCGACAAAAATAATAAGCCTGTCGACGATCCGTCGCGCGATGAGTGCAACGGCACGCTGACCGCCTGCAAACTTCGCTTCGGGGAAAATAACGAGCTGCCTTTTGGTGGCTTTCCTGGCACGTCATTAATCAGGAGCTGATATGCGCGAGAAAACCCTGGCGGCCATTATGGCGCATGCGGAACTGGAATACCCGCGCGAGTGCTGCGGCGTGGTGGCGCAAAAAAGCCGCGTCGAGCGTTACTTTCCCTGCCGCAATCTGGCCGTTGACCCTGAGGAACACTTTCACCTTTCTGCGGAAGATTATGCTGCTGCCGAAGACTGGGGCGCAGTCACCGCCATCGTGCACAGCCATCCCGACGCCACGACGCAGCCGAGCGAACTGGACAAAGCGCAGTGTGACGCCACGCTTTTACCCTTGCATATCGTGAGCTGGCCGGACGGCGATTTACGGACCATTCAGCCGCGGGGTGAACTGCCCCTGCTGGAGCGCCCTTTCGTGCTCGGTCATTTTGACTGCTGGGGTCTGGTGATGAGCTACTATCGCCAGACCTATGGCATCGAACTGCGCGATTACCGTGTGGATTATCCGTGGTGGGAAGACCAGTACGCGGATAATTTTTATCAGGACTGCTGGTATGAATGCGGCTTCCGGGAGTTCACCGGCAACCCGCAGCCGGGAGATCTGATCATCATGCAGGTGCAGTCGGCTAAATGGAACCACGCGGGGATCATGCTGGAAGGCAACATGATGATGCACCACCTTTACGGCATGCTGAGTAACCGGGTGCCTTACGGTGGATACTGGCAAGAACGCACTATGAAGGTGCTTAGATATAAGACACTGTGCTAACCTTCATAAAAATTAATGAAGGGAAACAGATAATGAAAAAATTCATGTTGGCCTTAGTTGCTATTGGCATTTCTGGATGTTCGACAACGCCTGTATCACCAGATTTGGCAAGGAATGTCGGCGTATCAACTGAATTCATGATGAAACAAGGTAATGTGCCTGTGACAATCATCAGAGATAAAGGATTTGTTGCTGGCGGTTGTGCCGTTACGGCATATATTAATGGAAAAAAGGTAGCTGAACTTGAAACAAGTGAAAAGGCTACAGCTTATGTGGTGCCAGGAGAAATCGTTGTTGGCGCAGTATTCGAAGGATCGGGGCTTTGCCATGGGCCTCAAAGGAAAGAGCGGGAATTCATTGTTAAATCTCAACAACCAAAGAGATTAAGAATATTTATCGATCAAAGCGGTAATGTTGACATCCTCCCCTCAACTTTAAATTAATATACGACCCACTTTTCAGTGGGTTTTTTTATGAGGTTTATATGCAAGAGGTAATGACTCGCATTGAGCTTGGCGGGAGCTTAGGTAAGACTTTTGGTAAAGTGCATCATCGATTAATTAGTACCGTCCACGAAGCCGGAAGAGCTTTAAGTTGTACAATAAACGGATTTGAAAGCTATATGAGTAATAGCCAGAAGCGAGGATTAACGTACGCTATTTTTAAGGGTAAAAAAAATATTGGATTTGATGATTTGGATTACCCCGTTAGTGGCGATGTCATCCGAATAGTACCCCTAATAATTG
Coding sequences within it:
- a CDS encoding phage tail protein; translated protein: MAIEHFGWRIQAASQPTTGSKDVVRKAQFGDGYAQVSGSGINDETLTYDFSFTGRPDTALEIHAFLRRHKTKAFSFTPPFGELALWRVEPDSLKKSARGKTLLTITATFEQAFAP
- a CDS encoding phage portal protein, which encodes MGAAIVTGAESPAQAGVQTGEVQMTILDDAIGLVSPAWKAARLRSRAVIRAYEAVTPTRTHKARRENRSANQLSQMGAVSLREQARHLDNNHDLVIGVFDKLEERVVGSKGIIVEPQPLLTSGRIAEKLAADIRKKWAEWSVSPEVTGQYTRPVMERLMLRTWLRDGEVFGQLVSGNAAGLEPSAGIPFWIEALEPDFVPMTSDEASGMNQGVFLNDWGRPKKYQVYKSLPVSGRQFDTKEIDAANMLHLKFTRRLHQIRGTSLLSGVLIRLSALKEYEDSELTAARIAAALGMYIKKGDGQSYEDGGTGSEADDRELNIQPGMLYDDLLPGEEIGMIKSDRPNPNLETFRNGQLRAVAAGSRVSFSSASRNYNGTYSAQRQELVESTDGYLILQDAFIAAVTRPVYRAWLKMAIASGQIVLPRGVDMDSLYNAVYAGPVMPWIDPVKEANAWKTQIRGGAATESDWVRASGRNPDDVKRRRKAEIDENHKQGLVFDTDPANDKGGTSAEATKPGEPPPESERRKK
- a CDS encoding C40 family peptidase, with protein sequence MREKTLAAIMAHAELEYPRECCGVVAQKSRVERYFPCRNLAVDPEEHFHLSAEDYAAAEDWGAVTAIVHSHPDATTQPSELDKAQCDATLLPLHIVSWPDGDLRTIQPRGELPLLERPFVLGHFDCWGLVMSYYRQTYGIELRDYRVDYPWWEDQYADNFYQDCWYECGFREFTGNPQPGDLIIMQVQSAKWNHAGIMLEGNMMMHHLYGMLSNRVPYGGYWQERTMKVLRYKTLC
- a CDS encoding phage minor tail protein L; translation: MSLNSDYQKLEPGNTVRLFVVDGTAFGISDVMRFHSHNIAHTPEEIQAAGGDEKKLPAKSVWWQGEEYKAWPCQIEGIEASTSGASAQPKLTVANLDSSITALCLAYDDLLQAKVTIRDTLAAYLDARNFPDGNPSADPTQEKTQVWYIDAKNSETNETVEFTLSSPMDLQGLMIPTRQLHSLCTWCIRNKYRTGDGCDYAGTRYFDKNNKPVDDPSRDECNGTLTACKLRFGENNELPFGGFPGTSLIRS
- a CDS encoding ClpP-like prohead protease/major capsid protein fusion protein — translated: MTKEAPVPRQRNRANRRPKASAGKNNSWFRMQASADSTADIFIYDEIGYWGVTAKQFVANLKALGDVSHINLHINSPGGDVFDGIAIFNALKHHGAAITVYIDGLAASMASVIAMVGNPVIMPENTMLMIHKPWGFAGGDATDMRDYADLLDKVESVLIPAYMAKTGKAHEEIAAMLEDETWLTGEECVALGFADQVVPSLQAMACIHSKRIEEFEKMPNSIRNAVTPPRNSTQRDPQTPAQPATSPATPAPAAADENAIRAQVIAEQKERVTGINNLFAMFGGKHQELLTTCVADPECSVDQAKDQLLTALGKESTPSNKNGTAHIHAGNGNFVGDGIRQALMARAGYEDVDRDNVYNGMTLREHARMSLTERGFGVSSYNPMQMVGFALTHSTSDFGNILLDVANKALLQGWQEAEETFELWTKKGSLSDFKTAHRVGMGGFPSLRQVREGAEYKYVTTGDKGETIALATYGEIFSITRQAIINDDLNQLTDVPLKMGRAAKGTIGDLVYAILTENPKMSDGKPLFSADHKNIAAGAIDVTSLDKGRQLMRTQKEGERALNIRPAYILVPTVLETLASQTIRSASVKGADVNAGIINPVQNFAEIISEPRLDDKDAAAWYLAAAKGSDTIEVAYLNGVDTPYIDQQEGFTTDGVATKVRIDAGVAPLDYRGLVKSSGK
- a CDS encoding phage tail protein translates to MSIKGLEQAIDNLNGISKTAVPRASAQAVNRVAGRAVSRSVRVVAKDTRVPQKLVRQRARIRKATSRKPRALIRVNRGNLPAIKLGVASVKLSRRKRDKYGVRSVLAVGRFRFPGAFIQQLKNGRWHILRRTTKSRYPIEVVSIPLAVPLTDAFRQELPVVVDSDMPKELRASLKNQLRLILKR
- a CDS encoding phage minor tail protein G; this encodes MFLKKDTFTFNDESLTLSELSALQRIEFLDYLAKEEKAAKSSGDEMDEQQMTARLVGMSIRAGAWLVAQSLWHSDPAGPDASELHQQVLSTWPADAIGQAEMMVKTLSGMLPPVAEDSGGETEEEEGTEAEQLSAEKPSPVS
- a CDS encoding phage tail protein produces the protein MAAPNPLAPVKGAGTTLWIYTGSGNAFTNPLADIDWTRLAKVKELQPGELTAESFDDTYIDDEDADWGATGQGQKSAGDSTITLGWMPGDSGQKELVKWFNDGTVRAYKIKYPNGTVDVFRGWVSSLGKAITSKEMITRTVKVTNNGKPLQAEDNGAATIAVTGVTLDKATASVAVGATVTFNVTVQPASASDKSFRAATSAPSKATATINGTVVTVTGIAAGAADIIIMTNDGQFVAVCKVTVTAA
- a CDS encoding capsid cement protein; this translates as MKNYLQDGNTIAIINKTAATILSGDPVAVGDLLAVAIVDIPKDETGDGRTTGVVILPKLAADDIAQGKSVFLKGGKIQLDAAGATPAGKAWEAAGANTTTVAVRLNG
- a CDS encoding ATP-binding protein codes for the protein MANPFERMAARMDVATVRLMGGTVTVNGAAYSAIESQFLSEMGPVVGDGLSLVVFDESYRPRRNDEVVWKGVEYKVTRHQPFNGKPQIWIE
- the gpU gene encoding phage tail terminator protein produces the protein MKNSLIRAAVLSALKRGITDPVVWFDGRPGFIDPEDLPAVAVYLTDARSSDTSAIDEDLWDAVLHIEVFLKSSETDSALDDWMEGKVYPVLQSVPELSPLIETMTVLGYEYQRDDEAMTWGSADITYSVSYIM